GATGATAAAATGAAAGAGTTTAATAATCAGATCATTTTTTATAAAAATAATAATGTGAATCTTCAATCTAGCAAGTTTTATACAAAAAAGTATAATCCCGATAATAGAGTTATTTTATATAATTTTTATTGTTCGAAAACCGTAGGTTCGAATTATTCTGCGGTTGTAAATATTGGTATAATTTCTGGAGAAAGACCATTACTTTATCCTAAGGATTTTGAATGTGAAAAAATTGCAGATGGTCGATATCAATATTCTTTAGATTTATCTAAATATACAAATCATTCAGATTTGAAAATAGTTGGGTTATTTTCCGAATATTCCACAGATAAGAAAAAAAATACATTAGGAATAGATCAAATCTTTATAAGTGATACAATACAATTAAAACAATAAAGCTAATAATTAGTATAAGGAGTTATCTTGACTTAAAAAAAGCGCCATAATTATTTGACATAAAAAAAGAGATTAGGAAATTATTGTCGCTAAACCAAATAAAATCCTATCCCACCGCTCTGCGAAGTTTGTAACTTCGTAGCAGATAATAAAGAAACCTCGCAAGTTGCGAGGTTTTTATTTTATAATTTGTCTAGTCCTAATACAAAACAGAACTACATTTCTGCAATGTTTTTTAAGTTTAGAAGCTTTGATAAAAGCATCGATGGTTGCAGATATGTGAGCTTTGGTATCGCTGTCGAGTTCCTGTATTGCTTTTAGTTTATTAAGAGTGGCTCATACAGTCCATCTTTTACGAGATAATCTAAGGTGACGCCTGAAGCATTCGCAATTTTTGTAGCCAGGTCAATCGACGGAACATTTTCCCTCGCTAACGCAAAATTGCATCGTGTGGTGAAATAATAATAACAAGACCACTGCTATTGAGCAGTGGTTTTATGAAAACAATAAGTATATTTATCAGTATAAAGACCAACTTGACAGACCAATAAAAGAGAAGGTTTTACGAAAACTGCTAATGTAGTTAAGTAAGGGTCACCTTTGCCAAAAACAGCGCAGGCGCTCCTGAAATTATTGACACCAACAATTACTATCCTTTTGGTTTAAACCATATCTCAGGGTCGTTTGGTACTTCTAACTTTGGTAGTTTCTACAGTTACAAATACAACGGAAAGGAATTACAAGAGACGGGAATGTATGATTACGGTGCAAGGATGATGATGCCTGATCTGGGAAGATGGGGAGCAATGGATGCCATGTCTGAGAAATACAGTTCCTGGAGTCCTTATAACTATGCGATCAATAACCCTGTGATGGTAATTGATCCGGATGGAAATGATGCAATGTTCGCTTCTGGAGAAGCAGCACAATTTGCTTTTAAAATGTATGTAGCAACGATGTCAACAGGAACTGGAACATCAGGAGAGAATATCTTTACAGGACTTAATTTTTCCCAATTTGAAATAGACTGTCCAAAGTGCAAGAAAACTAAGAAAGATGGTCAAAAAATGATTTCTTCAGCAAGATCTATGGGTTTAAATTTTGCGGCAGACAATATGGAATATTTTTTAAACGGACAGGGTGTTTGGTCAGACGATAAAAATGTTTCTGCTAGTTTTCTGAAGAGTAATTCAAGTGTTAGACATGGTACAGCATTAAATGTTACAAAATTATTTGGAGAAAAATTCAATAAACAAATTGAAAATATGAAACTTGGAGAAACTATAATGTTAAATGGTAATTGGAAGGATTCCTATTATGCATCAGCCAATGAATTAGACTTATTGTATGGAAGTGGCGGGTATACTATCGGTACTTCTGTATCTTTAAAAGTTACGAGAGGAACAATTCCCGGTGCCAATGGATATACATTTTCTGGTAATATTAATGTAAATTATTTTGATACATATAATTGGGATGCTGGAAAAGGTGATTATGTTCCAGGTATTGGCTATACTAATGATAATGACTTTAATGACTTAGTTGAAAATGGTCAAGCTGCAAATTTTAATATGAATTCTAGTTGGAATATTAAAGTATCTGATTGGGGGTATGTAAAAGGTAGTGTACAAGCGGGTATTATTAATAAAATCATGCAAACAAGATAGGAAATAATTTTTATGTTAAGAATATATTATATTTTATTAGTTTTTATACTATTACACTGCAGTGAAAAGAAGGACATTTATAAAATACCGCTTTCAAGTTTTAATGTTGGAATTTCTTTAACAAAAAATCATCTGTTTTTAAGAGAATATAAAAGATATTTAGTTATTTCTTCTAAAGAAAATAATGAATTAGAGTCTCTAAGACTAAAGGATGATAATGGGACGGGAGCAAATAGTTATTTATATGATGCCGGAGAGCGTTATATTATTATAGATTGTGATGGTACATGGTATTCAATAGATAAAGAATCAGGAAGAATAAATTTAATCGGGAAGTTTTGGATGAAATTACCTCCTACTACCTATCTAGGAACATTTAGTTTAACAAGTACAAAGCATAAAGTTAAGTTTATAAAAGAAGAAAATATTAAATTAAATGATATTTATAAATACGGAGGAGGATAATTTTTCGTCCGTGTAAGTTTTCAAGGGCGTACTTTGATATAGAATAAATGAGATAAAACCGTTACAATTGACTCTATGCCTGGTATAGAATCAGGTAAAAAATTTTATTGATAAAAGTGGTAATTTTATCGGCTTTAATATCATAGTTGAAAAATATGCACAAGTGACTGAATTTGAAAAGATTGTTTTAAATATTCAAGGGTATAGCCCCGTAAATGTTGCACAAAGAATAGATGTAAATTATATAGAAAAGA
This genomic window from Chryseobacterium sp. MEBOG06 contains:
- a CDS encoding RHS repeat-associated core domain-containing protein, which produces MDTNNYYPFGLNHISGSFGTSNFGSFYSYKYNGKELQETGMYDYGARMMMPDLGRWGAMDAMSEKYSSWSPYNYAINNPVMVIDPDGNDAMFASGEAAQFAFKMYVATMSTGTGTSGENIFTGLNFSQFEIDCPKCKKTKKDGQKMISSARSMGLNFAADNMEYFLNGQGVWSDDKNVSASFLKSNSSVRHGTALNVTKLFGEKFNKQIENMKLGETIMLNGNWKDSYYASANELDLLYGSGGYTIGTSVSLKVTRGTIPGANGYTFSGNINVNYFDTYNWDAGKGDYVPGIGYTNDNDFNDLVENGQAANFNMNSSWNIKVSDWGYVKGSVQAGIINKIMQTR